A genomic segment from Maniola hyperantus chromosome 4, iAphHyp1.2, whole genome shotgun sequence encodes:
- the LOC117981860 gene encoding cyclic GMP-AMP synthase-like receptor isoform X1 produces the protein MECAFHTLNRRYIRMKKKDRKENTDILFSVLEELLKTMRSCDDLFNNLKPRLDFLGSYFDRIRVGQPTEYDINVILTFPINYDKIKLDATDCQHDYSAIIMPSEFRRLSSTPATANQGFTKTQLWCDKNYRLSVTKFRSWMQSTVDHAINNLPQKNGQRILKVKNKCFGIQSKTSGPANTITILKNDGSMIDVDLVPTFSFQLPRKPLNSQIDFSKVEATNIRSYFLVPKPGNDDFSWRVSFPFQERYLLQDKNNLKGAIRLLKHFRDVQGFTKLSSYFIKTLFLWECQSNDENFWKKKSLSYLVLTMLKKLKDCLEQNRIPNYWCSSHNLIEKTKTVTCQNWYHRISLILREIESVGHKNPHIILDYFTVKNNKLRKYVTNDF, from the coding sequence ATGGAGTGTGCGTTTCACACACTGAACCGACGTTACATACGAATGAAGAAGAAGGACCGGAAAGAGAACACTGACATATTATTTTCAGTTTTAGAGGAACTGCTTAAAACTATGCGTTCTTGTGACGATCTTTTCAACAATCTCAAGCCAAGGCTGGATTTTCTAGGCAGTTACTTCGACAGAATACGCGTCGGCCAACCAACTGAATATGACATTAATGTTATCTTAACTTTTCCCATTAActatgataaaattaaattggaCGCGACAGACTGCCAACATGATTACTCGGCTATCATTATGCCGTCCGAGTTTCGAAGGCTTTCCTCAACGCCAGCAACAGCCAACCAGGGCTTCACTAAAACTCAATTATGGTGCGACAAGAACTATCGACTTTCTGTGACGAAGTTTCGGTCGTGGATGCAAAGTACTGTGGACCATGCTATAAATAATCTGCCACAAAAAAATGGCCAAAGaattttaaaagtgaaaaacAAATGCTTTGGGATACAATCAAAAACATCAGGACCCGCAAACACGATAACtatcttgaaaaatgacggtAGCATGATCGATGTCGATCTCGTTCCGACATTTTCCTTTCAACTGCCAAGAAAGCCATTAAATTCTCAAATAGACTTTTCAAAAGTTGAAGCAACAAACATTCGAAGCTATTTTCTTGTACCAAAACCAGGTAACGATGACTTCAGTTGGAGGGTATCATTTCCTTTCCAGGAAAGATACCTCCTGcaggataaaaataatttgaaaggcGCTATAAGGCTGTTGAAACACTTCAGGGATGTTCAAGGATTTACAAAACTTTCAAGTTACTTTATTAAAACTCTATTTTTGTGGGAATGTCAATCGAATGATGaaaatttttggaaaaaaaaatcactatcCTACTTAGTGCTGACCATGTTAAAGAAGCTCAAGGATTGTTTGGAGCAAAACAGAATACCAAACTATTGGTGTTCCAGtcataatttaattgaaaaaactaaaactGTAACTTGTCAGAACTGGTATCATAGAATATCTCTAATTTTAAGAGAAATAGAATCTGTTGGACATAAAAATCCTCATATTATTTTAGATTACTTTACTGTTAAAAACAATAAGCTTAGAAAATATGTCACtaatgatttttaa
- the LOC117981860 gene encoding general transcription factor 3C polypeptide 6-like isoform X2, protein MYNTESISDGEEDILVYAEFEDSVKFDKYNSIHVLGIDTKNPIIQLDDTFFTGTYENPLGTYMFFEEDPSPYTSDPLFDKMSEKNLKYLCKTRKFINVQHAYVTPKDDRQEQEHQQEAKSPESDNIQPADFKGIQDALEKFKKDWEENPKKE, encoded by the exons atgtaTAATACAGAAAGTATATCAGATGGTGAAGAAGATATTCTTGTGTATGCAGAATTTGAAGACAGTGTGAAATTTGATAAATATAACAGTATTCATGTTTTGGGTATTGATACCAAAAATCCAATAATTCAACTAGATGATACATTTttcacag GCACTTATGAAAATCCTTTAGGAACATACATGTTTTTTGAAGAAGACCCATCACCATATACCTCGGAccctttatttgataaaatgtctgaaaaaaatttgaaataccTTTGCAAGACCAGAAAGTTTATCAATGTTCAACATGCCTATGTTACACCTAAGGATGACAGACAAG AACAGGAACACCAGCAAGAAGCAAAGTCACCTGAAAGTGATAACATTCAACCAGCCGACTTTAAGGGCATACAAGATGCTTTagagaaatttaaaaaggaTTGGGAAGAAAATCCTAAGAAAGAATAA
- the Clamp gene encoding transcription factor Clamp: MFTTNAVQAGSVPTLQYQEHPQKSQGKSIENAQQKSQQSQPQQEFPTFCYTTNVNMIGKIGTGTTGGSGGVNIAQLTTSDDKTCYIAQPFSYNYALVNQMQLAPNGIQNTISNISFKCDVCGLMFGHLTLLNAHKRIHTQDADNNITVVATGVNSGNDVAMPPHIQIMSTDSNDPQQHQMIQDTKPVIIDKTQSKCITCGGPLSNNPKRKGPKLIRCETCIAQDSVDQRNNQMNATQIFVAAENNVKFEVGGVSGVQPSSDPLATAPPAPPPQQQKTVPAGHHPVKKRNLASVTKCQNCNGSGIVFIGGNKNKNNASNAEKPFHCNICGGSFSRYSSLWSHKKLHSGEKNFKCGVCGIAFAKAVYLKNHSRIHTGEKPYRCQTCGMQFSQSPHLKNHERTHSGEKPYVCEVCDKGFARHATLWNHRRIHTGEKPYKCETCGSAFSQAAHLKNHAKVHSGEKPFKCDICTAAFADRFALKRHRGIHDKYGQTAPLPSRIQQDEHEHQAQQQQSSDQQNAQPDVEHRGQQTTL, translated from the exons ATGTTCACAACAAACGCAGTACAAGCCGGTTCAGTGCCGACCCTTCAATATCAAGAGCACCCACAGAAGTCCCAGGGGAAAAGCATCGAAAATGCCCAGCAGAAGTCTCAACAATCCCAACCTCAgcag GAGTTCCCAACATTTTGTTATACAACAAACGTGAATATGATTGGAAAAATAGGAACCGGGACGACCGGGGGTTCCGGAGGAGTTAACATAGCACAACTGACAACGAGCGATGACAAAACATGTTACATAGCACAACCCTTCTCATATAATTATGCATTGGTCAACCAAATGCAATTAGCACCAAACGGAATCCAGAATACCATATCAAATATCAGTTTTAAATGTGATGTTTGTGGCTTGATGTTCGGCCACCTCACTCTATTGAATGCTCATAAGAGGATACATACTCAAGATGCAG ATAACAATATAACAGTGGTGGCAACAGGCGTCAATTCAGGCAACGATGTGGCCATGCCACCACACATCCAGATAATGTCCACAGACTCCAATGATCCACAACAACATCAAATGATACAAGACA CTAAGCCTGTAATCATTGATAAGACACAGTCGAAATGCATCACATGTGGTGGGCCGTTATCCAATAATCCGAAAAGGAAAGGACCAAAACTAATAAGATGCGAAACCTGCATAGCACAGGATAGTGTTGACCAGAGAAATAATCAAA TGAACGCAACGCAGATATTCGTGGCGGCGGAGAACAACGTGAAGTTCGAGGTGGGCGGCGTGAGCGGCGTGCAGCCGTCATCCGACCCGCTCGCCACCGCGCCGCCTGCGCCGCCGCCGCAGCAGCAGAAAACAG TGCCCGCCGGTCATCATCCTGTGAAAAAGAGAAACTTGGCTTCCGTTACTAAATGTCAAAACTGCAACGGATCGGGCATAGTGTTCATTGgaggaaataaaaacaaaaataacgcATCAAATGCTGAAAAGCCTTTCCACTGCAATATATGCGGAGGATCTTTTTCACGATACTCGTCGTTGTGGTCCCACAAGAAGTTGCATTCTGGTGAAAAGAACTTTAAGTGTGGTGTGTGTGGTATTGCGTTTGCGAAGGCTGTTTACCTGAAGAACCATTCGAGAATACACACTGGAGAAAAACCTTATAG ATGTCAAACCTGCGGTATGCAGTTCTCACAGTCGCCGCATCTGAAAAATCACGAAAGGACTCATTCGGGCGAAAAGCCTTATGTCTGTGAG GTGTGTGACAAGGGCTTCGCGAGACACGCCACTTTATGGAATCACCGCCGGATCCACACGGGCGAGAAACCTTACAA ATGTGAGACATGCGGTTCAGCGTTCAGCCAAGCCGCGCATCTGAAGAACCACGCCAAAGTGCATTCCGGAGAGAAGCCCTTCAAGTGCGACATCTGCACTGCCGCCTTCGCTGACCGGTTTGCGCTCAAGCGGCACAGAGGCATACACGACAAGTATG GCCAAACTGCGCCCCTGCCTTCAAGAATACAGCAAGATGAACACGAACACCAAGCGCAGCAGCAACAGAGCAGTGACCAGCAAAACGCACAGCCAGATGTCGAACATCGAGGTCAACAGACAACACTATGA